The genomic segment CGGGCTTCGATCCCGGCGCCGCCGGATGATCGCGACCTGTGAAGCGCGCATTTCGCCGTGATGGGAAAAATCCGTTGCTGATCCGCAACGAGGTCATGAAATGACTTGTAGTCTTTAGCTGTTATAATTCTCGTCTTGTTTCTGGGGCGGGTATTTCGACTGTCTGTGCAACGTCTTGCGACAGCATCGTCCGCTAGACTGGAAATGATACAAGCTATTGTGGGGCTTGCATAATCCACGCGTCTCCTTCTGGTCGGTCCTCAGTCATCGATCAGCGTGGGATCATCTGTGGGCGACGGGACCGACCTCATGGCGGGAGGGGCGGCGGGGGTGTCGATCGATGCCCTCTACCGTCACGAGGGGCTGAAGCTCCGGCGTTTCCTCCAGCGCCTGCTCGACAACCCGGCCGACGCCGCGGATGCGAGCCAGGAAACCTACCTGCGCATGGTCGCCGCGCTCTCGCGCACGAGCATCGAGCACCCCTCGGCCCTGCTGTTCCGCATCGCCACCAACGTCGCCCTGCGGATGCGCAACCGCGGCCGGCTGGAGCGGATTCTGTTCGCGGCGAAATGCGAGGCGGAACTCGCCGAGATCGCCGACGGCTACGCCCTCCCGGAGCGGCAGACGATCGCCCGCCAGGAGCTGAAGCGCCTCGCCGCGGCGATCGACGCCTTGCCGCCCCGCTGCCGCGAGGTGTTCCTGCTCAGCCGCCTCGACGGCCTCGCGAACGGCGAGATCGCGCAGCGCCTCGGCATCTCGCGCAACATGGTCGAGAAGCACATCATCAAGGCCCTGCTGCATTGCCGGCGCAGCCGCCTCGATCTTTTTTGAACGAGTCGCATCAGGAGGCGGCGACCTCGTTGATCTAAGGGGATAGGACACCCGCGCTGCGCCATTTCGGGCCGCGGTGGGACCCAGGGGGATTGGCGTGGCCGGCAGCGACGGGACGGAGGCCGACGAGGCCGAAGGGGCTGACAGCGATGAGGATCCGGTCGAGCGCGAGGCCGCGGCCTGGGTCGCGCGGCTCTCCTCCTCCGACGCCACGGAAGCCGACCACAGGGCCTTCGAGACCTGGCGCAAGGCCGATCCCGTCCACGCCGCGGTCTATGCCGAGATGGATGCGTTGTGGCGCCGGCTCGGGCATCTGCCCGATCCCCGCCCGCGCAAGACGTCGGACAAGACATCGAGCAAGACACCGAAATCGCTCGCCGGCCTTGCCGCCGTCGCCCTGATCGCGGGCGCCCTGGCCTACGAGACCGGTCTCCTCGACCGGCTGCGCGCAGATCTGTGGAGCGGCGTCGGCGCCATCGAGCACGCGACGCTGCCCGATGGCAGCCGCGTCGATCTCAACACGGACACGGCGATCGCGGTGCGGTTCACCGAGGGGGAGCGCGGGATCGCGCTACTGCGCGGCGAGGCCAGTTTCGATGTCGTGCCCGATCGGAGCCGGCCCTTCGTCGTGCGCGGCGGCGGCCTGAGCGTGCGTGCGGTCGGAACCCGCTTCTTCCTGCGCGCGGACGGGGCGGACCGTCCCGTGGGCGTCGCGGAGGGGCGTGTCGATGTGTCGGCCGAGAGCGGGCGCGTCGTCGTCTCGGCCGGGGAGGAAGTCAGGATCGGCGGCGACGCCCTGCAGGTGGCGGCGGCGGATGTGGAGCGCGCCACAGCCTGGCGCGACGGCCGGCTGATCTATTCCGGAAAGGCGCTGGCGGCGGTCTTGACGGAACTGAACCGCTACCGCCGCGGGCGCATCGTGCTGCTCGACCGTGGGCTCGGCGAGCGGCGCGTGACCGGCGCGTTCGATGCCCGCAACACCGACGACGCCCTCGACGTGATCGCCGCGACCATGGGCACCCGCATCCGGCGGCTCTCGCCGCTGCTGGTGCTGGTCGGATCGCCCCTGTGAGCGGGGCGATGAGGGCGCGCGAAAAAAATCGCTCTGCCCACGTCAGGAGATGGCGCCTCCGTTGATCTTAAACGTCGAGGGCGCGGAGAACGCAGAGCGTGCCGCCCCTCCCGACGGATCGATGGGGCTTTGGTATGGCGTCGCGCGCGCGCAGGTTTTCACAGGGCCGGATGGCGGGGATCGCACTGGCCGGCGTGTCGGTCGCGGTGATGGCTCAGGCGGCCGCGCAAGCCGGCGAGGCGAAGCGGCCCCGCGGCCCCACGATCCTGGCGGAGGCACCGGTGGGGGGCGCTCCCGTCCGGCTCGCCATCCCGAAGGGTTCACTGGAGGCCGGCCTCGTCGCCTTCACCGAGCAGGCCGGGGTCAAGCTGGTCTACCCGACCGAGCTGACGGCGCGGCTCGAGACACCGGGCCTCGCGGGCGAGTTCGCCCCGCTCAACGCCCTGACCACGCTCTTGGACGGCACCGGCCTCACCTATCGTCCGGCCGGCGCCTCGACCATCACCCTGGTCAACCCGCGCTACGTCCAGCTCGGCGCGGCGCCGGCCGGCGCGGTGACCCTCGATGAACTACACGTCGAGGGGCAGGCTCAGGCCCGGGGCCGTGCCACGGCCGCCGGCCTGCCGCCGCCCACCGGTACGGTCGGGCAGCCGCCCGTGCCCTATGCCGGCGGTCAGGTCGGCTCGGGCGCCCGTGTCGGCTTGCTCGGCAATCGCTCCGTCCTGAAGACGCCCTTCAGCATCACGGGTTACACGGAGAAGCTGATCGCGGACCAGCAGGCGGTGTCGCTCGCCGATGTCGTGCTGAACAATTCGTCGGTGCGCAACGACGCCCCGCCCTACAGCGAGCGCGATTCCTATTTCATCCGCGGCTTCTCGGTCACCAATCTCGACACCGCCTTCGACGGGCTGTTCTACCTCGCCAACCCGCGCCGCACCTTCACGGAGGGCCTTGAGCGCGTCGAAGTGCTGCTGGGGCCGACAGCGCTTCTGAGCGGCGGCACCGGCCGCGTCGGCGGCACGATCAACCTCATCCCCAAGCGCGCCTACGACGAGCCGTTCGCGCGCCTCACCACGACCTATATCAGCGACGCGCAGATCTGGACCCATGCCGACCTCGGCCGCCGCTTCGGCGAGTCCAAGGAATGGGGCGTGCGCTTCAACGGCGCCTACCGCACCGGTGCCACGCCGCTCGACAACAACGCGATCGAGGTGGGCGTGGCGGCGCTGGGCCTCGACTACCGCGGCGACCGGTTCCGCGCCTCGCTCGACATGACCCACTCGACGCAGAACGTCACGGCGCCGACCTCGCTGTTCAACGCGGTCGCGCCCGGTATTCAGATTCCCCGTGCCCCGAACAACCGGACCAACACCGCGAATCCGTTCGAGTACAACGACAGCCGCTACGGCATGATCACGGGCCGGGCCGAGTACGACGTCCTGCCTGACACGACGGTTTACATCGCCGGCGGCGCCAGCCGCTACAACGAAGACTTCCTCACCTCGAATTACCGCGTGACGAGCGTGACCGGGCAGGCGACCAACCTACTCGCGATCCAGCCGCAGGAAATTCAGGGGCTCACCGGCGAGGTGGGCCTGCGCACCCGCTTCAGCACCGGCTTCCTCAATCATCAGGTGAACATCGCGGCCGTCGAGGCGAACAACAAGAACTTCCGCAGCGGCTTCGTCCCGCCCGTCTTCACCCCTTACACGATCAACATCTACAATCCGGTCTACCTGCCGACCGGATCGATTCCGACGATCGGACTTCCCCGCTCCGCCGCGCAGCCGCTCTTCGCCCAGCTTTCCGCGCGCAGCGTGGCGGTGGCCGACACCCTGTCGTTCTTCGGCGACGACCGCTTCCTGCTGACGCTCGGTGGTCGCTATCAGGAGATCGACCAGCAGGGCTTCGCCACCCGTCCGGGGCCGACGCAGGGGCAGGTGACCTCGAACTATCAGGAGGGCCGCTTCAGCCCCGCCATCACCTTCGTGCTGAGCCCGTTCGAGAACCTGTCCTTCTACGGCAACTACATCGAGTCGCT from the Methylorubrum extorquens genome contains:
- a CDS encoding RNA polymerase sigma factor FecI (Evidence 2b : Function from indirect experimental evidences (e.g. phenotypes); Product type f : factor) — protein: MGDGTDLMAGGAAGVSIDALYRHEGLKLRRFLQRLLDNPADAADASQETYLRMVAALSRTSIEHPSALLFRIATNVALRMRNRGRLERILFAAKCEAELAEIADGYALPERQTIARQELKRLAAAIDALPPRCREVFLLSRLDGLANGEIAQRLGISRNMVEKHIIKALLHCRRSRLDLF
- a CDS encoding putative iron siderophore sensor protein FecR (Evidence 3 : Putative function from multiple computational evidences; PubMedId : 2254251, 8026465; Product type r : regulator), with protein sequence MAGSDGTEADEAEGADSDEDPVEREAAAWVARLSSSDATEADHRAFETWRKADPVHAAVYAEMDALWRRLGHLPDPRPRKTSDKTSSKTPKSLAGLAAVALIAGALAYETGLLDRLRADLWSGVGAIEHATLPDGSRVDLNTDTAIAVRFTEGERGIALLRGEASFDVVPDRSRPFVVRGGGLSVRAVGTRFFLRADGADRPVGVAEGRVDVSAESGRVVVSAGEEVRIGGDALQVAAADVERATAWRDGRLIYSGKALAAVLTELNRYRRGRIVLLDRGLGERRVTGAFDARNTDDALDVIAATMGTRIRRLSPLLVLVGSPL
- a CDS encoding TonB-dependent receptor, putative ferric siderophore receptor (Evidence 2b : Function from indirect experimental evidences (e.g. phenotypes); PubMedId : 8384682, 19114488; Product type rc : receptor) produces the protein MAGIALAGVSVAVMAQAAAQAGEAKRPRGPTILAEAPVGGAPVRLAIPKGSLEAGLVAFTEQAGVKLVYPTELTARLETPGLAGEFAPLNALTTLLDGTGLTYRPAGASTITLVNPRYVQLGAAPAGAVTLDELHVEGQAQARGRATAAGLPPPTGTVGQPPVPYAGGQVGSGARVGLLGNRSVLKTPFSITGYTEKLIADQQAVSLADVVLNNSSVRNDAPPYSERDSYFIRGFSVTNLDTAFDGLFYLANPRRTFTEGLERVEVLLGPTALLSGGTGRVGGTINLIPKRAYDEPFARLTTTYISDAQIWTHADLGRRFGESKEWGVRFNGAYRTGATPLDNNAIEVGVAALGLDYRGDRFRASLDMTHSTQNVTAPTSLFNAVAPGIQIPRAPNNRTNTANPFEYNDSRYGMITGRAEYDVLPDTTVYIAGGASRYNEDFLTSNYRVTSVTGQATNLLAIQPQEIQGLTGEVGLRTRFSTGFLNHQVNIAAVEANNKNFRSGFVPPVFTPYTINIYNPVYLPTGSIPTIGLPRSAAQPLFAQLSARSVAVADTLSFFGDDRFLLTLGGRYQEIDQQGFATRPGPTQGQVTSNYQEGRFSPAITFVLSPFENLSFYGNYIESLDPVAGPPSTARNANEIFPPAVGRQKEIGVKYDFGTIAATAALFEIELPSAFTDPATNIYSVSARQRNRGVELNVFGELVPGLRLLGGVTFIDAELVRATNALANGKAAPGVPDTAFNLYAEYDLPPWLAPGLTLTGRAIYTSSMFYDQANTQSVPDWTRFDAGLRYTTEGVNGKPVVFRALVQNLLDDSYWASAARGFLAVGAPRTFIVSASVDF